A genomic stretch from Anaerolinea thermophila UNI-1 includes:
- a CDS encoding WXG100 family type VII secretion target, producing MNIIHMETDLVYEQGKKMMYTASDFFNLVDHLQNAIEDLRQAWSSPRATTYLLEIEKIHKDLVNQVHVLDELSRRVRQEVDEWIETDRTQSAYLTALRESFEITSSDLDKVVAGAVLSSTLQWSVKRPNSIIFTGNNWMRKALGIKEMVRVIKPSTLARGMAIGGTIEALGSGISTSVESFLENGQQDISRGISAAVIDFNVKTILTGIGSVGIPVLLGGMVSVTGLPVIAGGAVIIGGSVLLGLAYSKFVEAPLWEMWKGSTLHEEAIESGKRAIDKISNAVSHLTSQFVQKTEKAFSNVIRGILDTTPVVCIPVTS from the coding sequence ATGAATATTATCCATATGGAAACAGATCTCGTATATGAACAAGGCAAAAAGATGATGTATACTGCATCAGATTTCTTTAACCTTGTTGATCATCTTCAAAACGCCATTGAAGATTTACGACAAGCATGGTCAAGCCCGCGCGCTACCACTTATTTATTAGAGATTGAAAAAATTCACAAAGACTTGGTAAATCAAGTCCATGTGCTAGACGAACTCTCCAGAAGAGTCAGGCAAGAGGTTGATGAATGGATTGAAACAGACAGAACACAATCTGCTTATTTAACCGCCCTTAGAGAATCCTTTGAGATTACCAGTTCAGATCTTGATAAAGTTGTTGCAGGTGCAGTTTTATCTTCAACCCTGCAATGGTCAGTGAAGCGGCCGAATAGCATCATTTTTACAGGTAATAACTGGATGCGAAAAGCTCTGGGAATCAAAGAGATGGTGCGAGTAATTAAACCCAGCACACTGGCACGAGGGATGGCAATTGGTGGAACAATAGAAGCTCTTGGCTCAGGCATTTCAACAAGTGTAGAAAGTTTCTTAGAAAATGGTCAACAAGATATAAGCCGGGGAATTTCAGCCGCAGTGATTGATTTCAACGTCAAAACTATTCTTACCGGTATCGGTTCCGTGGGAATCCCTGTTCTACTTGGAGGAATGGTATCGGTAACAGGATTACCTGTAATAGCAGGAGGCGCAGTAATCATTGGTGGAAGTGTTTTACTTGGGTTAGCCTACTCAAAATTTGTTGAAGCACCTCTCTGGGAAATGTGGAAAGGATCAACTTTGCACGAAGAAGCTATAGAATCAGGCAAGCGGGCTATTGACAAAATATCAAATGCTGTGAGCCATTTAACCTCTCAATTTGTTCAAAAGACAGAAAAGGCTTTCTCAAATGTCATTAGAGGAATTCTCGACACCACTCCTGTCGTATGTATTCCTGTCACTTCATAG
- a CDS encoding FHA domain-containing protein: MTKNENGFLIHHYKAVGFMSHVAVTLEYDQKTFDLALPLHVPVYRLVEWILSYLNLSTTSGYRYTLAIKSANGIYRISPNTSLGERGVCHGMFLVLIKDDLQLQTESFLQTEGGKKIPIKSRKTILGRNDPNNGIYVDIDISSLAEKPSIISREHAKIEQDENNFYLVDLKSKNGTKLNGQWLTPQQKYLLNDGDVIEFGKSAIKLKFFKQ, translated from the coding sequence GTGACGAAAAATGAAAATGGTTTTCTGATACATCATTACAAAGCGGTAGGATTTATGTCTCATGTTGCAGTAACTCTTGAATATGACCAAAAAACCTTTGATTTGGCTCTGCCTTTACACGTCCCCGTTTACCGACTCGTCGAGTGGATACTATCTTATTTGAATCTTTCAACCACTTCTGGATACAGATATACTCTTGCTATTAAATCTGCAAACGGCATCTATCGGATTTCTCCAAATACCAGTTTAGGAGAAAGAGGAGTATGTCACGGGATGTTCCTGGTATTAATCAAGGATGATCTACAGTTACAAACAGAATCATTTCTCCAGACAGAAGGGGGGAAAAAAATACCTATAAAATCCAGAAAGACAATATTAGGACGTAATGACCCAAATAATGGGATATATGTAGATATTGATATTAGTTCATTGGCTGAAAAACCTTCTATCATTTCCCGTGAACATGCCAAAATTGAGCAAGATGAAAATAATTTTTACTTGGTAGATCTGAAAAGCAAAAATGGCACAAAATTGAATGGACAATGGCTAACTCCTCAGCAAAAATATTTATTGAACGACGGTGACGTAATAGAATTTGGGAAAAGCGCTATAAAATTAAAATTTTTCAAGCAATAA
- a CDS encoding ISAs1 family transposase, which yields MKCNIEAGIVFDVGSLYAHFQRLQDTRKPKGIRYPLALVLLLIVLAKICGEDRPSGIAECAKHRTEMLVEWLKLKRNSLPHHSTYRRILAEVVNVEELEHIQHIYLSGEKSFGTQVLVSIDGTVLRGTLDNQQQGTYLLAAYLPAEGIVLMEVAIEGKGGEIPAAPRVLNRLDLREKVVIGDALHTQKELSRQIVAAGGGLYLVCERQSGTDRRRYPFVV from the coding sequence ATGAAGTGTAACATAGAAGCCGGAATTGTGTTTGATGTTGGGAGCCTGTATGCACATTTTCAACGTTTGCAGGACACCAGGAAACCCAAGGGGATACGGTATCCGCTGGCATTGGTGCTGCTGCTGATCGTGTTGGCGAAGATCTGCGGAGAAGATCGTCCCAGTGGAATTGCCGAATGTGCCAAACATCGCACGGAGATGCTGGTGGAATGGCTGAAGTTGAAAAGGAACAGCCTGCCGCATCACAGCACCTATCGGCGCATTCTGGCAGAGGTGGTGAATGTAGAAGAGTTGGAACACATCCAGCATATCTACTTGAGCGGGGAGAAATCATTTGGCACACAAGTGCTGGTGAGCATAGACGGCACAGTACTCCGCGGGACGTTGGATAATCAGCAACAAGGCACCTATTTGCTGGCAGCCTATCTACCGGCAGAAGGGATCGTGCTGATGGAAGTGGCTATCGAAGGGAAAGGCGGCGAGATCCCGGCGGCTCCCAGGGTGTTGAACCGCCTGGATTTACGGGAAAAAGTGGTCATCGGGGATGCTTTACACACCCAAAAGGAGCTTTCCAGGCAGATTGTAGCAGCCGGGGGGGGATTATATTTGGTTTGTGAAAGGCAATCAGGCACAGATAGAAGAAGATATCCGTTTGTGGTTTGA
- a CDS encoding ISAs1 family transposase, producing MWFEPDVQPIPGMNFPPKDFESVTLTNKGHGRIEQRTLTVSSQLKGFLPWPHLEQVFKLERRFTSIRTGKVQKQVVYGITSLSRQDITPRQLLQMTRAYWGIENGLHYRRDVTLLEDRTRMTKGRMGQAMACINNLVLGILLGKLKFRYLPRTRRYFAAHPDEALSLITRL from the coding sequence TTGTGGTTTGAGCCAGACGTGCAACCTATTCCGGGAATGAACTTTCCGCCTAAGGATTTTGAGAGCGTCACCCTGACCAACAAAGGACATGGACGCATCGAACAGCGTACGCTCACCGTGAGCAGCCAGCTCAAGGGTTTTCTCCCCTGGCCGCACCTGGAACAGGTCTTCAAACTGGAGCGTCGTTTTACCTCCATCCGCACAGGTAAGGTGCAGAAACAGGTCGTGTATGGGATCACCAGCCTGAGCAGGCAAGACATCACCCCGAGACAACTGCTCCAGATGACCCGTGCGTACTGGGGCATTGAAAACGGGCTTCACTATCGTAGAGATGTTACCCTGTTGGAAGATCGTACGCGCATGACCAAGGGAAGAATGGGGCAAGCGATGGCTTGTATCAACAATCTGGTACTGGGCATTCTCCTGGGCAAACTGAAGTTTCGTTATCTTCCCCGCACCAGACGCTACTTCGCTGCTCATCCTGATGAAGCCTTATCCCTCATTACTCGACTTTAA
- a CDS encoding transposase family protein, whose amino-acid sequence MLRKVYCAHFQRLQDTRKPKGIRYPLALVLLIVLAKIYGEERPSGIAECAKHRTEMLVEWLKLKRNSMLHHSTYRRILAEVVNVEELEHIQHIYLSGEKSFGTQVLVSIDGKVLRRTLDDSQ is encoded by the coding sequence ATACTGAGGAAGGTCTATTGTGCGCATTTTCAACGTTTGCAGGACACCAGGAAACCCAAGGGGATACGGTATCCACTGGCATTGGTGCTGCTGATCGTGTTGGCGAAGATCTACGGAGAAGAACGTCCCAGTGGAATTGCCGAATGTGCCAAACATCGCACGGAGATGTTGGTGGAATGGCTGAAGTTGAAAAGGAACAGCATGCTACATCACAGCACCTATCGGCGCATTCTGGCAGAGGTAGTGAATGTAGAAGAGTTGGAACACATCCAGCATATCTACTTGAGCGGGGAGAAATCATTTGGCACACAAGTGCTGGTGAGCATAGACGGCAAAGTGTTACGCAGGACATTGGATGATTCGCAATGA
- a CDS encoding transposase, translating to MARIAYRLAKQALPMYSHAKSPHHFTLPQLGACVLLMFYLNLSYRDMEEWLLASDAVGKELELPRVPDHTTLQRTYAKIRKADWMRMNETLLEEIGRPEEEGVAADSTGFSPGPASSYYQSRSGKAYRHWAKGVYAVGIVSQFILAMQSGWGPGSDAPYLGYLRRKARRFAKRRAWVLLADSGFDGRTVRPQDLIPPVRRGGNLLAPERRARSELVSAARLDGLYGQRWKTETVNSVIKRKFGQAIRSRKRSLQNREPIIKGLVYNIHR from the coding sequence GTGGCGAGGATCGCCTACCGGCTTGCCAAACAAGCATTACCGATGTATTCACATGCCAAGAGTCCCCATCACTTCACGTTGCCGCAGTTGGGGGCCTGTGTTTTGTTGATGTTCTACCTGAATCTCAGCTATCGCGACATGGAAGAATGGCTGCTGGCAAGCGATGCGGTTGGTAAGGAGCTGGAATTACCGCGTGTTCCCGATCATACGACCCTGCAACGTACCTACGCCAAGATACGCAAAGCGGATTGGATGCGCATGAACGAGACCTTGCTCGAGGAAATCGGACGGCCTGAAGAAGAAGGGGTGGCTGCCGATAGTACCGGCTTCTCACCCGGCCCGGCCAGTTCTTACTACCAAAGCCGTTCGGGAAAAGCCTATCGCCACTGGGCGAAGGGCGTTTATGCCGTTGGAATTGTCTCGCAATTCATCCTTGCGATGCAATCCGGCTGGGGTCCAGGTAGCGATGCCCCTTATCTGGGCTATCTGCGCCGCAAAGCCAGGCGGTTTGCCAAACGTCGGGCTTGGGTCTTGCTGGCCGATTCAGGGTTCGATGGTCGGACTGTCCGGCCTCAAGACTTGATTCCACCCGTTCGGCGAGGTGGAAATTTGCTGGCCCCTGAACGACGAGCAAGAAGCGAGCTTGTCTCTGCGGCTCGCCTGGATGGTCTCTATGGTCAACGCTGGAAGACCGAAACCGTGAATTCGGTCATCAAGCGCAAATTCGGGCAAGCCATCCGCTCGCGGAAACGCAGCCTGCAAAACCGAGAACCGATTATCAAAGGACTGGTCTACAACATACACCGCTAG
- a CDS encoding ArnT family glycosyltransferase — MKDSLKKISFALVVFVLPIFTLLPYSPWVMKGLHRDSGVFLYVGQQILNGGLPYRDIWDHKPPVIYYVNALGLLFDNSRWGVWTIELVCLVISSLLAYQLIKKHFGDFVGLIVSTLWLLTLVFVLQGGNLTEEYALVFQFLLLVMFDRINGKNRSILYFSVGVFSGLMFCIKQTTIGIFLGIIVLTLYKMFGKRQLFLFKNIFLIILGWTLFPAFWVLYFYIHGGLPNLLEAFYYNFVYSSQNKDLLNRLAPLITGIEPLTETGFFQFGMIGYILLVMDIFLGKDNNKWLVNLLQLIAVTLPIEYVLVSLSGHTYKHYYITLLPMLSLSSAYFIKVIINYCSLVALLQSWLKCGKHTV, encoded by the coding sequence ATGAAAGATAGTCTTAAGAAGATTTCTTTTGCTTTGGTTGTTTTCGTTTTGCCCATTTTTACTTTGTTACCTTATTCCCCATGGGTTATGAAGGGGCTACATCGAGATTCGGGGGTTTTCTTGTATGTGGGACAACAGATTTTGAATGGTGGATTGCCATATAGAGATATATGGGATCATAAACCCCCCGTAATTTACTATGTCAATGCTTTAGGTTTGTTATTCGATAATTCACGCTGGGGTGTGTGGACGATTGAACTGGTTTGTTTGGTTATTTCATCCTTATTAGCGTATCAGTTAATTAAGAAGCATTTTGGGGATTTTGTTGGTTTGATTGTTTCGACACTGTGGTTACTTACCCTAGTTTTTGTGTTACAAGGTGGAAATCTTACGGAGGAATATGCACTGGTGTTTCAATTTTTACTGCTTGTTATGTTTGATAGGATAAATGGAAAGAACAGATCTATTTTATATTTTTCGGTTGGTGTTTTTTCGGGATTAATGTTTTGTATAAAACAAACAACCATAGGTATTTTCTTAGGAATAATTGTACTCACTCTGTATAAAATGTTTGGCAAAAGACAACTATTCCTTTTCAAAAACATATTCTTAATTATTTTGGGTTGGACATTGTTTCCTGCGTTTTGGGTCCTGTATTTTTATATCCATGGTGGATTACCCAACTTATTGGAGGCTTTTTACTATAACTTTGTATATTCAAGCCAAAATAAAGATTTGTTAAATCGTCTAGCACCATTAATAACCGGGATTGAGCCGTTAACTGAGACGGGCTTTTTTCAATTTGGGATGATAGGCTATATTTTACTTGTAATGGATATTTTCTTAGGTAAGGATAACAATAAATGGCTTGTTAACCTTTTGCAATTGATAGCAGTAACATTGCCAATTGAATATGTTTTGGTTTCATTATCGGGACATACTTACAAACATTATTACATTACTCTTCTACCCATGCTGAGTTTATCCTCAGCATATTTTATAAAAGTGATAATAAATTATTGTTCTTTAGTTGCTCTGTTGCAATCATGGTTGAAATGTGGTAAACATACGGTATGA
- a CDS encoding glycosyltransferase family 4 protein, with the protein MGETIFLGIGGHWASGNSLSLMYRGVAEELVRRGWQVVVLIPGLSSEQVVAEGNLRILTWPSRRPTRLKDAIYLARLIKQYRPACLIANFASVNWMMLVGWLFGVKKRIAWYHTVIDAAEERNWVTELKIIRKRLIYKLATHIIAVSDFVKSRDLVTEYRVLPEKITVFHNMVGDPLSAGILPCPKEKILTYTGRLEYWKGVDILIKAMPEIVSQYPDVSLRILGDGSKRIEYQNLSRNLGVDNHILFLGSVSPNQVLQELSQSYLHLHPARADNCPLSVIEAISLGIPVIASNVGGIPEIIRDGQEGFLVSPGSHELLAEKIVQVLEDSFLRNELSRRARERFLGSFELSKGVMKIVDWLENER; encoded by the coding sequence ATGGGTGAGACAATTTTTCTTGGAATTGGTGGGCATTGGGCTTCTGGAAATTCTTTGTCTTTAATGTATCGAGGAGTTGCAGAAGAACTGGTCAGGCGAGGATGGCAGGTGGTTGTGCTTATTCCTGGATTGTCTTCTGAGCAGGTAGTTGCTGAAGGTAATCTCCGAATTTTAACCTGGCCCTCCAGGCGCCCCACCAGGCTTAAAGATGCAATTTATCTGGCAAGACTGATCAAACAATATCGTCCAGCATGTTTAATTGCAAATTTTGCCTCTGTTAACTGGATGATGCTCGTTGGGTGGTTGTTTGGAGTCAAAAAACGGATTGCCTGGTACCATACAGTGATTGATGCTGCTGAAGAACGAAATTGGGTTACTGAGTTAAAAATTATCCGTAAAAGATTAATCTATAAATTGGCAACCCATATTATTGCTGTATCTGATTTTGTCAAGTCTCGAGATTTAGTTACCGAATACAGAGTTTTGCCAGAAAAAATTACTGTCTTTCACAACATGGTCGGAGACCCATTGTCTGCAGGAATATTACCTTGTCCAAAGGAAAAAATATTAACCTATACAGGACGCTTGGAGTATTGGAAAGGGGTGGACATCTTAATCAAAGCGATGCCCGAAATAGTCTCTCAGTATCCGGATGTCAGTTTGAGAATTTTAGGCGATGGTTCCAAGCGCATTGAATATCAAAACCTGAGTAGAAATTTGGGAGTAGATAATCACATACTGTTTTTAGGGAGTGTTTCTCCAAATCAGGTGTTGCAGGAATTATCACAAAGTTACCTTCATCTTCATCCAGCGCGAGCGGATAATTGTCCGTTGAGTGTTATTGAAGCGATTTCTCTGGGAATACCTGTGATTGCTTCAAATGTGGGCGGTATCCCCGAAATTATCAGGGATGGGCAGGAGGGGTTTCTCGTTTCACCTGGGAGCCATGAATTACTGGCAGAAAAAATTGTTCAGGTTCTGGAGGACTCATTTCTACGGAATGAATTATCACGACGGGCTAGAGAAAGGTTTCTAGGCTCATTTGAACTGAGCAAAGGCGTCATGAAAATTGTGGATTGGTTGGAAAATGAAAGATAG
- a CDS encoding glycosyltransferase family 4 protein: MSHPPVLLVGNFLSRHGLGRAVGEDLSEHLHARGWQVITTSHQRSRALRLADMLTTALKQRNQYRLALVEVYSGAAFRWAEAVCLILRWLKKPYILWLHGGNLPHFAQKCSGRVSRLLRHAHAVVAPSAYLQEHMRLYRQDILLIPNPLEIRRYPFRLRRDLRPSLVWLRAFHAIYRPAMAVEVLRRVKEWAPDVHLTMYGPEKGDGSLQEVRRTAQRYGLEGALSLPGRVPKEEVPQVLQQGDIFLNTAGVDNTPVSVMEAMACGLCVVSTRVGGTPYLLQHEQDALLVPPADADAMAEAVLRLLREPDLAERLSCSARRKAEAFDWSVVLPQWEKLFDEVFAHG; the protein is encoded by the coding sequence ATGAGCCATCCACCCGTGCTTCTTGTGGGCAATTTCCTCTCCCGGCATGGACTGGGGCGCGCTGTGGGGGAAGATCTGTCAGAGCATCTGCACGCCCGCGGCTGGCAGGTGATCACCACTTCGCATCAGCGCAGCCGCGCCCTGCGCCTTGCCGACATGCTGACCACAGCACTTAAACAGCGAAATCAATACCGCCTTGCCCTGGTGGAGGTGTATAGCGGGGCGGCGTTCCGGTGGGCTGAAGCGGTATGCCTGATACTGCGCTGGCTGAAAAAGCCGTATATCCTCTGGCTTCATGGAGGAAATTTGCCCCACTTTGCGCAAAAATGCTCGGGGCGGGTTTCCCGGCTTTTGCGGCACGCCCATGCCGTAGTAGCCCCCTCTGCCTACCTGCAGGAACACATGCGCCTGTACCGGCAGGACATTCTCCTCATCCCCAATCCTCTGGAAATTAGGCGCTACCCCTTTCGGCTGCGGCGGGATTTGCGCCCTTCTCTGGTGTGGTTGAGGGCGTTTCACGCTATTTATCGCCCGGCGATGGCGGTTGAGGTGCTCCGCCGGGTCAAAGAATGGGCACCGGATGTTCATTTAACGATGTACGGTCCCGAAAAAGGCGACGGCAGTTTACAGGAAGTCCGCCGTACAGCACAGCGGTATGGGCTGGAAGGCGCGCTTTCCCTGCCCGGCAGGGTGCCTAAAGAAGAGGTGCCGCAGGTCCTTCAGCAGGGAGATATCTTCCTCAACACCGCTGGTGTAGACAATACCCCTGTCAGCGTGATGGAAGCCATGGCGTGCGGACTGTGCGTGGTCAGCACCCGCGTGGGGGGCACCCCTTACCTGCTCCAGCACGAACAGGATGCCCTGCTCGTCCCCCCTGCTGATGCCGATGCCATGGCGGAGGCGGTTCTGCGCCTTCTGCGCGAGCCGGATCTGGCGGAACGTCTTTCTTGCAGTGCCCGCCGCAAAGCCGAAGCCTTCGACTGGTCGGTGGTGCTCCCGCAGTGGGAGAAGTTGTTTGATGAGGTGTTTGCTCATGGGTGA
- a CDS encoding O-antigen ligase family protein has product MSPINPFILILWLFLHLLLGILFSQYPALSTLHAITTLVIGTLVVLGRNYRRVLYVAAYITGAEVLWRMTGANVFWEYGKYATVFLLGLALMRLPRWRGVRMPLLYFSLLLPSIILTVLDLGLTEKARSAISFNLSGPLALAICALFFFQVRLSGEERKTILWVTIAPLLAVLAVILRTIRSVGIVAFTDESNFVTSGGFGPNQVSALVGLGALLCILLFISTRRLGERWIAGVLALTFLIFSVLTFSRGGVYNVAGALILALPSMLANPRLRNALILFLLIGLMVASLWAVPFLDSFTQGMVRVRYANLETTNRLEIMQAQLQVWGEHPLLGVGPGMAKYASLQLLGYDVAAHTEYTRVLAEHGFFGVLALLVLLSMAVQAWGRAQTPLQKTLTTALLAWPLLEMSHAAMRVVAIAFIFGLALAGWAENRHNSIQKTGNQTR; this is encoded by the coding sequence GTGAGCCCGATAAATCCTTTTATCCTCATTTTATGGCTTTTTCTTCATCTTTTGCTGGGTATTTTATTTTCTCAGTATCCTGCACTCTCCACCCTCCATGCCATCACCACTCTGGTAATAGGGACTCTGGTTGTTCTTGGACGGAACTACCGCAGAGTTTTGTATGTTGCCGCTTACATCACCGGCGCAGAAGTGCTCTGGCGCATGACCGGCGCAAATGTCTTTTGGGAATACGGCAAATATGCCACGGTGTTCCTGCTGGGGCTGGCGCTGATGCGCCTGCCGCGCTGGCGCGGGGTGCGCATGCCCTTGCTGTATTTCTCGCTTCTGCTTCCTTCCATCATTCTCACGGTGCTGGATTTGGGCTTGACCGAGAAAGCCCGTTCAGCCATCAGTTTCAATCTCTCGGGTCCCCTGGCGTTGGCAATCTGTGCGTTGTTTTTCTTCCAGGTACGCCTGAGCGGCGAAGAACGCAAAACCATCCTGTGGGTCACCATCGCCCCCCTTTTAGCAGTTCTCGCCGTCATTTTGCGCACCATCCGCTCGGTAGGGATTGTGGCGTTTACTGATGAGTCAAATTTCGTCACCAGCGGCGGTTTTGGCCCCAATCAGGTTTCCGCGCTGGTGGGGCTGGGGGCCCTGTTGTGTATCTTGTTATTTATCAGCACTCGCCGATTGGGGGAACGCTGGATCGCCGGAGTGCTGGCATTGACCTTCCTGATTTTCAGCGTGCTGACCTTCTCACGCGGGGGCGTGTACAACGTAGCCGGCGCGTTGATTCTGGCTTTGCCCTCCATGCTGGCAAATCCCCGCCTGCGCAATGCGCTGATCCTGTTTTTACTGATTGGCTTAATGGTAGCCAGTCTCTGGGCTGTGCCGTTCCTCGACTCTTTCACCCAGGGCATGGTGCGGGTGCGCTATGCCAATCTGGAAACGACCAATCGTTTGGAGATTATGCAAGCCCAACTGCAGGTGTGGGGGGAGCATCCTCTGCTGGGGGTGGGTCCCGGCATGGCAAAGTACGCCTCTCTGCAGTTGTTAGGCTATGATGTTGCCGCGCATACCGAGTACACCCGCGTCCTGGCAGAGCACGGCTTTTTTGGAGTGCTTGCATTGCTGGTTTTGCTGAGTATGGCAGTGCAGGCATGGGGGCGGGCTCAAACGCCTCTGCAGAAGACCTTGACAACGGCTCTGCTTGCCTGGCCTCTCCTGGAAATGTCCCATGCCGCCATGCGGGTGGTGGCAATTGCTTTCATTTTCGGGTTGGCGCTGGCGGGCTGGGCTGAGAATCGTCACAATTCCATCCAAAAGACAGGAAACCAGACCCGTTAA
- a CDS encoding glycosyltransferase, which translates to MNLPVSPDQKIVGDTLLIISHTPHYYHDGRYWGWAPTIRELDWLSSLFRRVIHVAPLYPGVPPKSALPYTSANITLASVTPSGGNSLGEKWRILKNYPAYFNVISRYLKIADAVHVRCPANISMLALLMLLFRKFPRRRWFKYAGTWMPQQKEPWSYSFQRWFLRTGLLRGVVTVNGSWFHQPAFIRSFYNPSFSEIELAEAQRMSSEKRLILPIQVLFVGRLEEAKGVDRALDIVQIFEKNRVPYTLHLVGDGEKRKWYEEKCEPAMIEKKVIFWGWLSPKELSSLYAKAHFVLLPSSSSEGWPKVLSEGMAFGAIPIASSVSCIPQYLQSFQVGAAIAVDDIQTYQQTLLEYIHLPDKWEQESARAREHARKFTYEYYLKKVRELFVEQDIA; encoded by the coding sequence ATGAATCTACCTGTCTCTCCCGATCAAAAAATTGTAGGTGATACCTTGCTGATTATTTCCCATACCCCACACTATTACCATGATGGCCGCTACTGGGGATGGGCTCCGACCATTCGGGAACTCGATTGGCTCTCCTCTCTTTTTCGCAGGGTAATTCACGTTGCTCCTTTATATCCCGGTGTTCCCCCAAAGAGCGCTTTGCCATATACATCTGCGAATATCACCCTTGCTTCTGTGACTCCTTCTGGCGGCAATTCATTGGGTGAAAAATGGAGAATTCTTAAAAATTACCCTGCGTACTTTAACGTCATTTCCAGATATTTGAAAATTGCGGATGCTGTTCACGTACGCTGTCCAGCAAATATCAGTATGTTGGCTCTCCTCATGCTCTTGTTTCGAAAATTTCCCCGAAGACGCTGGTTTAAATACGCAGGGACCTGGATGCCCCAACAGAAAGAACCATGGTCGTATTCTTTTCAGCGCTGGTTTCTTCGCACCGGTCTTTTGCGGGGAGTCGTGACCGTGAACGGCTCCTGGTTCCACCAACCCGCTTTCATCCGTTCTTTTTATAATCCTTCCTTTTCTGAAATTGAGTTAGCAGAGGCGCAAAGGATGTCCTCTGAGAAAAGACTTATTCTGCCCATTCAGGTTTTATTTGTAGGGCGCTTAGAAGAAGCCAAGGGTGTGGACAGAGCGCTGGACATTGTGCAGATCTTTGAGAAAAATCGTGTGCCGTATACCCTGCATTTAGTGGGGGATGGAGAAAAGCGGAAATGGTACGAAGAAAAATGTGAACCAGCCATGATTGAGAAGAAAGTGATTTTTTGGGGGTGGCTTTCCCCAAAAGAACTATCTTCTCTGTATGCCAAAGCCCACTTTGTGTTGTTGCCCAGTAGTAGTAGTGAAGGCTGGCCCAAAGTATTGAGCGAGGGTATGGCGTTTGGCGCGATTCCGATTGCAAGTTCAGTCAGTTGCATTCCTCAGTATCTTCAATCCTTTCAAGTTGGGGCTGCGATCGCTGTGGATGACATTCAAACTTACCAGCAAACCTTACTGGAATATATCCATCTGCCAGATAAATGGGAACAAGAATCGGCAAGGGCTAGAGAACACGCTCGGAAATTTACTTACGAGTACTACCTGAAAAAAGTTAGAGAATTGTTTGTTGAGCAGGATATCGCTTAG